In the Acidimicrobiales bacterium genome, ACCCCGACGGGCGGCCGTACGCGCCCGACAAGTTGCCCCGCAAGCCCGACGTCGGCGCCGACGCGTTCTTCGCCCTCGACCTGCGGGCCGGGCGGGTCACCGACGTGGCGCCGTTCCCCGAGGCCAGGAAGCCGGCCTGGAAGCTGACCGTCGACTTCGGCCCCGTCGTCGGCCCGCTGCGCACGTCGGCCCAGATCACCAACTACGCGGCCGACGAGCTGGTCGGG is a window encoding:
- a CDS encoding tRNA-binding protein, with translation MSHVIDPDGRPYAPDKLPRKPDVGADAFFALDLRAGRVTDVAPFPEARKPAWKLTVDFGPVVGPLRTSAQITNYAADELVGRLVVGAINLGRKKIAGFTSEFLVLGTLDPDGTVRLLGVDEASAPGAPVA